From the genome of Novosphingobium sp. TH158, one region includes:
- a CDS encoding cob(I)yrinic acid a,c-diamide adenosyltransferase, with amino-acid sequence MVKLNKIYTRTGDSGSSGLVDGSRLPKHDARFAAIGAVDEANCAIGMALVVLTGTEPGSELQRVQNDLFDLGADLATPGDDFTPSDMVLRMVPAQTEWLEAAIDAINEWLDPLTSFILPGGSEGAARVHVARAAVRRSEREMAALAHEVPVNPAALSYINRLSDYLFVLARALNDGGKDDVLWVPGGNR; translated from the coding sequence TTGGTCAAGCTCAACAAGATCTACACGCGGACCGGCGATTCAGGCTCATCAGGCCTGGTCGACGGATCGCGCCTGCCCAAGCACGATGCGCGCTTTGCCGCCATCGGCGCGGTGGACGAGGCGAACTGCGCCATCGGCATGGCGCTGGTGGTGCTGACCGGGACGGAACCGGGAAGCGAACTGCAGCGCGTGCAGAACGACCTGTTCGACCTTGGCGCGGACCTTGCGACTCCGGGTGACGATTTCACCCCGTCCGACATGGTTCTGCGCATGGTCCCGGCCCAGACCGAATGGCTGGAAGCCGCGATCGATGCGATCAACGAATGGCTCGATCCGCTGACCAGCTTCATCCTGCCCGGTGGCAGCGAAGGCGCCGCGCGCGTCCACGTTGCCCGCGCCGCGGTGCGCCGGTCCGAGCGCGAGATGGCCGCGCTCGCGCATGAAGTGCCGGTCAATCCGGCGGCGCTCAGCTATATCAACCGCCTGTCCGACTACCTCTTCGTCCTCGCCCGCGCGCTTAACGATGGCGGCAAGGACGATGTCCTCTGGGTTCCCGGCGGCAACCGCTAG
- the rpoN gene encoding RNA polymerase factor sigma-54, with the protein MALGPRLDLRQSQSLVMTPQLQQAIKLLALSNLEVETFIGEALEANPLLEVGERAPAEVATVEAAPEEGRRTTLETSPVDQLIGEARGSEDRPLDIDSSALDIDRDTGDWGAAVSSFGGEDLPGIDERGDSGLTLAEHLDRQIGLSGATPREAAIARALVDRLDDAGYLGTPLREVADDLGMPLRAVESALVLLQSFDPTGVGARSLGECLALQAREANRHDPCMARLLDNLDLLARGEVARLKRMCGVDDEDFADMLAELRSYDPKPGLRFASGGGEPVTPDVLVTPRADGGWDVAINQETLPRLIVNRSYYVEMKGACGGRDDKGWLSEKLADANWLVKALDQRQKTILKVASEIVRQQEGFFRHGVSQLKPLTLRAIAETISMHESTVSRVTSNKYLMCPRGTFELKYFFTSGIASADGEGAASAEAVKAAIRALIDAEDPKAILSDDTLVDLLKAKGFDLARRTVAKYREAIGLGSSVQRRRQKAIAAIR; encoded by the coding sequence ATGGCCCTCGGACCCCGTCTTGACCTGAGGCAGAGCCAGTCGCTGGTGATGACGCCGCAGCTGCAGCAGGCGATCAAGCTGCTGGCGCTGTCCAACCTTGAGGTCGAGACCTTCATCGGCGAGGCGCTGGAAGCCAATCCCCTGCTCGAAGTGGGCGAGCGCGCGCCCGCAGAGGTCGCGACGGTCGAAGCCGCGCCCGAGGAAGGCCGCCGCACCACGCTGGAAACCTCGCCGGTCGACCAGCTTATCGGCGAGGCGCGGGGCAGCGAGGACCGGCCGCTCGACATCGACAGTTCCGCGCTCGACATCGACCGCGACACCGGGGACTGGGGCGCCGCCGTTTCCTCCTTCGGCGGCGAGGATCTGCCGGGGATCGACGAGCGCGGCGACAGCGGGCTGACGCTTGCCGAACACCTTGACCGGCAGATCGGGCTGTCTGGCGCGACCCCTCGCGAAGCCGCGATTGCCCGGGCGCTGGTCGACCGGCTGGACGATGCAGGATACCTCGGCACGCCCCTGCGCGAGGTGGCGGACGATCTTGGCATGCCGCTGCGCGCGGTCGAATCGGCGCTGGTCCTGCTGCAGTCCTTCGACCCCACCGGCGTCGGCGCGCGCAGCCTGGGCGAATGCCTTGCCCTCCAGGCGCGCGAGGCCAACCGCCATGACCCCTGCATGGCCCGCCTGCTCGACAACCTTGACCTGCTGGCGCGCGGCGAGGTGGCGCGGCTGAAGCGGATGTGCGGCGTCGACGATGAAGACTTTGCCGACATGCTGGCCGAGCTGCGCAGCTACGATCCCAAGCCCGGCCTGCGCTTTGCCTCTGGCGGGGGCGAGCCGGTAACGCCCGACGTGCTTGTCACCCCCCGCGCCGATGGCGGCTGGGACGTGGCGATCAACCAGGAAACCCTGCCGCGCCTGATCGTCAACCGCAGCTACTATGTCGAGATGAAGGGGGCCTGCGGCGGCCGTGACGACAAGGGCTGGCTTTCCGAAAAGCTGGCCGATGCCAACTGGCTGGTGAAGGCGCTCGACCAGCGTCAGAAGACCATCCTGAAGGTGGCGAGCGAGATCGTGCGGCAGCAGGAAGGGTTCTTCCGCCATGGCGTGTCGCAGCTGAAGCCGCTGACCCTGCGGGCGATTGCCGAGACGATCTCGATGCACGAATCGACCGTCAGCCGCGTCACCTCGAACAAGTACCTGATGTGCCCGCGCGGCACTTTCGAACTGAAGTATTTCTTCACCTCGGGCATCGCCTCTGCCGATGGCGAAGGCGCAGCTTCGGCCGAGGCGGTCAAGGCGGCGATCCGCGCGCTGATCGATGCCGAGGATCCCAAGGCGATCCTTTCTGACGATACCCTGGTGGACCTGTTGAAAGCCAAGGGCTTCGACCTCGCCCGGCGCACCGTCGCCAAGTACCGCGAGGCGATCGGCCTGGGCTCGTCGGTGCAGCGCCGCCGCCAGAAGGCCATCGCCGCGATTCGATAG
- a CDS encoding HIG1 domain-containing protein → MSYILIPALLVLMGLTVYSLVRGIAAFLNSTRLDLEHDPATGPSPSQVKQNKMMFNRILFQGLAVLVVAALLAASK, encoded by the coding sequence ATGAGCTACATCCTGATCCCCGCCCTGCTCGTGCTGATGGGCCTTACGGTCTACAGCCTTGTCCGCGGCATCGCCGCTTTCCTCAACAGCACGCGGCTTGACCTTGAACACGATCCCGCCACGGGCCCCTCGCCCTCGCAGGTCAAACAGAACAAGATGATGTTCAACCGCATCCTGTTCCAGGGCCTGGCGGTGCTGGTCGTGGCGGCCCTGCTCGCTGCCTCCAAGTAA
- a CDS encoding HNH endonuclease has protein sequence MLKSELIERAARFRSAEGDPSRSLSDCPALVLNADYTPLSYYPLSLWPWQTAIKAVFLERVDIVASYDRRVHSPTWDMQVPSVIALRQYVKPSEFPAFTRFNLFLRDRFTCQYCGSPHNLTFDHVVPRRLGGRTSWENVATACAPCNMKKGGRTPKQAHMPLLVEPIRPTSWQLQERGRAFPPNHLHETWRDWLYWDVELEA, from the coding sequence ATGCTCAAGTCGGAGCTGATCGAGCGCGCGGCCCGGTTCCGCAGCGCAGAAGGGGATCCGTCCCGCAGCCTGTCCGATTGTCCTGCGCTGGTGCTCAACGCCGATTACACGCCGCTTTCCTACTACCCGCTCAGCCTGTGGCCATGGCAAACGGCGATCAAGGCGGTGTTCCTGGAACGGGTGGATATCGTCGCCAGCTATGACCGGCGCGTCCATTCGCCCACCTGGGACATGCAAGTGCCCTCGGTCATCGCGCTGCGGCAATATGTGAAGCCCAGCGAATTTCCTGCCTTCACCCGCTTCAACCTGTTCCTGCGCGACCGCTTTACCTGCCAGTATTGCGGCAGCCCCCACAACCTGACCTTCGATCATGTCGTGCCGCGCCGCCTGGGCGGCCGCACCAGCTGGGAAAACGTCGCCACCGCCTGCGCGCCCTGCAACATGAAGAAGGGCGGGCGCACGCCCAAGCAGGCACACATGCCCCTGCTGGTGGAGCCGATCCGCCCGACCAGCTGGCAATTGCAGGAGCGTGGCCGGGCCTTTCCGCCCAACCACCTCCACGAAACCTGGCGCGACTGGCTCTACTGGGATGTCGAGCTTGAGGCCTGA
- a CDS encoding TldD/PmbA family protein, with protein MLTPQAAQERAAALVDRARKAGADAADVVYLANSSESIQVRLGLLEDVERSENEHIGLRVFVGQASASIGSSDLGDAALEEMSVRAVAMARAAPEDQYAGLAPEDLLARELPQGLDMVDAAEPGPAQLREMALAAEDAARAVAGVTNSEGAGASSGRGVFALVTSHGFAGSYETTSHGLSASVIAGEGSGMQRDYAWRSARHMADLLAPAEIGAMAGERAVARLDPGRVTSGAMPVVFDPRVGGSLIGHLLGAISGSAIARRSSFLLDKAEAQLFDSAITVLDDPHRPRGPASRPFDGEGLATAPRALVEGGRLTGWLMESASARQLGQQPTGHASRGASGAPGVSASNVHLAAGALTPAQLMADIKDGIYVTELIGQGVNAVTGDYSRGASGFRIVNGEIAGPVAEFTIAGNLVDMFAALTPANDLEWYRALNVPTLRVDGMMIAGD; from the coding sequence ATGCTGACACCCCAAGCCGCGCAGGAGCGCGCCGCCGCCCTCGTCGATCGCGCCCGCAAGGCTGGCGCCGATGCCGCCGATGTCGTCTATCTCGCCAACAGTTCCGAAAGCATCCAGGTGCGGCTCGGCCTGCTTGAGGATGTCGAGCGTTCGGAGAACGAACACATCGGCCTGCGCGTATTCGTCGGGCAGGCATCGGCCAGCATCGGATCGAGCGACCTTGGCGATGCCGCGCTGGAGGAAATGTCCGTCCGTGCGGTCGCCATGGCGCGCGCCGCCCCCGAGGACCAGTACGCCGGGCTCGCCCCGGAAGACCTGCTCGCCCGCGAACTGCCGCAAGGGCTCGACATGGTCGACGCTGCCGAACCCGGCCCGGCACAGCTGCGCGAAATGGCGCTGGCCGCAGAGGATGCCGCGCGGGCCGTTGCCGGGGTGACCAACAGCGAGGGCGCGGGCGCCAGCTCGGGCCGCGGGGTTTTCGCGCTGGTCACCAGCCACGGCTTTGCCGGTTCCTACGAGACGACCAGCCACGGCCTTTCCGCCAGCGTCATCGCCGGAGAGGGTTCGGGCATGCAGCGCGACTATGCCTGGCGCTCTGCCCGCCACATGGCAGACCTGCTCGCGCCCGCAGAGATCGGCGCCATGGCCGGCGAGCGCGCCGTCGCCCGGCTCGATCCGGGCCGCGTGACGAGCGGAGCCATGCCGGTGGTGTTCGATCCGCGCGTGGGCGGCTCGCTGATCGGCCACCTGCTCGGCGCGATCTCTGGCAGCGCCATTGCGCGCCGTTCCAGCTTCCTTCTCGACAAGGCCGAGGCGCAGCTGTTCGACAGCGCGATCACCGTGCTCGACGATCCGCACCGCCCGCGCGGCCCTGCCTCGCGTCCCTTCGACGGCGAAGGGCTGGCAACCGCGCCGCGCGCACTGGTTGAGGGCGGGCGGCTGACCGGCTGGCTGATGGAAAGCGCCTCTGCCCGCCAGCTCGGCCAGCAGCCGACCGGCCATGCCTCGCGCGGAGCCAGCGGTGCGCCGGGCGTTTCGGCCAGCAACGTCCACCTTGCCGCGGGCGCGCTCACGCCGGCGCAGCTGATGGCCGACATCAAGGATGGCATCTACGTTACCGAACTGATCGGGCAGGGCGTCAACGCGGTAACCGGCGACTACAGCCGGGGCGCCTCGGGCTTCCGCATCGTCAATGGCGAGATCGCCGGGCCGGTGGCGGAATTCACCATCGCCGGCAACCTGGTCGACATGTTCGCCGCACTGACGCCGGCCAACGACCTCGAATGGTATCGCGCGCTCAACGTGCCGACGCTGCGGGTCGACGGGATGATGATAGCCGGGGACTGA
- a CDS encoding energy transducer TonB — protein sequence MAYVSSQTRAAKTRTMLAVALLQASAIYAIIAGLSFVVNPPERKENPTTFTVPPPSPSPTEVQRERKTPPADAPQSRGPAVQPTVAPSPLPSASNSTSGAPADGPGTATAGPSPLPTSEPSRAALAVKGPAPRGRPGEWVTRNDYPSQDLREGNEGLVRFRLGVGADGRVTSCTITASSGFPGLDAAACARLTQRARFNPATDEAGARVAGAYYGMLRWKITN from the coding sequence ATGGCCTATGTTTCCAGCCAGACCCGTGCTGCCAAAACCCGGACGATGCTGGCCGTTGCGCTGCTGCAGGCTTCGGCGATCTACGCGATAATCGCCGGGCTGTCGTTCGTGGTGAACCCGCCCGAGCGCAAGGAAAACCCGACGACCTTCACCGTCCCGCCGCCCAGCCCCAGCCCCACCGAGGTGCAGCGCGAGCGCAAGACCCCGCCCGCCGATGCGCCGCAGTCCCGCGGCCCGGCGGTCCAGCCGACGGTGGCGCCCAGCCCGCTGCCAAGCGCCAGCAACAGCACCAGCGGCGCGCCAGCCGATGGCCCGGGCACGGCAACAGCCGGCCCCAGCCCCCTGCCGACGAGCGAGCCAAGCCGCGCGGCGCTGGCGGTCAAGGGCCCGGCGCCGCGCGGCCGGCCGGGGGAATGGGTGACGCGCAATGACTATCCTTCGCAGGACCTGCGCGAAGGCAATGAAGGGCTGGTCCGCTTCCGCCTGGGCGTTGGTGCCGATGGCCGGGTGACAAGCTGCACCATCACGGCATCCAGCGGCTTTCCCGGGCTCGATGCCGCCGCCTGCGCCAGGCTGACCCAGCGCGCCCGCTTCAATCCCGCCACCGACGAGGCCGGTGCCCGGGTTGCCGGCGCCTATTACGGAATGCTGCGCTGGAAGATCACGAACTGA
- a CDS encoding L,D-transpeptidase family protein yields MMAVPPMAPLRAAQPAEAWDTSLHREIGDRAPKDLRGFYAARGNRPLWITFAGRPSAAALRFVAILRDAGLDGLDADKFKPEKLEKQLAKAPGASVKDRAKAELALSSAYVRYVQAVREAPRSDMTYETQALAPVVPTPAAALSALAAAPSLENYVRDMGWMTPFYAPLRSALAARRLSPAQADSAILNLARLRALPPIPSGQWVLIDAASARLWMFEGPRVAGTMKVVVGTRQTQTPEMAGFLRYAIVNPYWNMPDSLLPSRITEKVLANGPGYLATHRYQVLNGWEEDAEVVDPTQVDWEAVAAGQATVRARQLPGAGNFMGSVKFMFPNPQGIYLHDTPERNLLAKPARQYSNGCVRLEDAQRFGKWLMGKPLPRSRKPETRVELPVIVPIYITYLTAQPEKGRVAFHADVYGRDVLNGG; encoded by the coding sequence ATGATGGCGGTGCCCCCGATGGCACCGCTGCGCGCGGCCCAGCCGGCGGAAGCTTGGGACACTTCGTTGCACCGCGAGATCGGCGATCGTGCACCCAAGGATCTGCGGGGATTCTACGCAGCGCGCGGAAACCGACCCCTGTGGATCACCTTTGCGGGGCGGCCTTCAGCGGCCGCCCTGCGATTTGTCGCAATACTGCGCGATGCCGGCCTCGACGGGCTCGATGCGGACAAGTTCAAGCCGGAAAAACTGGAAAAGCAGCTCGCCAAGGCTCCCGGCGCTTCGGTGAAGGACCGCGCCAAGGCCGAGCTGGCGCTGTCTTCCGCCTATGTGCGCTATGTCCAGGCCGTGCGGGAGGCTCCGCGCTCGGACATGACCTATGAAACGCAGGCGCTTGCCCCGGTGGTGCCGACGCCTGCCGCCGCGCTTTCCGCTCTGGCCGCCGCGCCCTCGCTGGAAAACTATGTGCGTGACATGGGCTGGATGACGCCATTTTACGCCCCCCTGCGATCCGCCCTTGCCGCCCGGAGGCTGAGCCCCGCGCAGGCGGACAGCGCGATCCTCAACCTCGCCCGCCTGCGCGCCCTGCCGCCGATCCCCAGCGGCCAGTGGGTGCTGATCGATGCCGCCAGCGCGCGGCTGTGGATGTTCGAAGGCCCGCGCGTGGCGGGAACGATGAAGGTGGTGGTCGGCACGCGGCAGACGCAGACGCCGGAGATGGCCGGGTTCCTGCGCTATGCCATCGTCAATCCCTACTGGAACATGCCCGACAGCCTGCTGCCCAGCCGGATTACCGAAAAGGTGCTGGCGAACGGCCCGGGCTATCTGGCGACGCACCGCTACCAGGTGCTCAATGGCTGGGAGGAGGATGCCGAAGTGGTCGATCCCACGCAGGTCGACTGGGAGGCCGTAGCTGCCGGACAGGCCACCGTGCGGGCGCGCCAGCTGCCGGGGGCGGGCAATTTCATGGGCTCGGTCAAGTTCATGTTCCCCAACCCCCAGGGCATCTATCTGCACGATACGCCCGAGAGGAACCTGCTGGCCAAGCCGGCCCGGCAATACAGCAACGGCTGCGTGCGGCTTGAGGATGCCCAGCGCTTCGGCAAGTGGCTGATGGGCAAGCCGCTGCCCCGCTCGCGCAAGCCGGAAACGCGGGTGGAACTGCCGGTGATCGTGCCGATCTACATCACCTACCTGACGGCGCAGCCCGAAAAGGGGCGGGTGGCATTCCACGCCGACGTCTATGGCCGCGACGTTCTCAACGGCGGTTGA
- the lptB gene encoding LPS export ABC transporter ATP-binding protein, whose product MDQMQKDLSSQGEGSTGSGLEVISIAKSYDKRAVLTDISLSVAKGEVLGLLGPNGAGKTTCFYSIMGLVKPDSGRILMDGVDVTSLPMYRRAILGLGYLPQETSIFRGLTVEQNISAVLELNEPDAATREEELERLLDEFGLARLRSSAAMALSGGERRRCEIARALAAKPSIMLLDEPFAGIDPLSISDIRDLVKDLKTRGIGVLITDHNVRETLDIVDKTCVIYGGQVLFSGTPEGMVEDENVKLLYLGSDFTL is encoded by the coding sequence ATGGACCAGATGCAGAAAGACCTCTCGTCGCAGGGAGAAGGCAGCACCGGCAGCGGGCTTGAGGTGATCTCGATTGCCAAATCCTATGACAAGCGCGCCGTGCTGACCGACATTTCGCTCTCGGTCGCCAAGGGCGAAGTGCTGGGCCTGCTCGGCCCCAACGGCGCAGGCAAGACCACCTGCTTCTATTCGATCATGGGGCTGGTAAAGCCCGATTCGGGCCGCATCCTGATGGACGGCGTGGATGTCACCTCGCTGCCGATGTACCGCCGCGCGATCCTTGGCCTGGGCTACCTGCCACAGGAAACCTCGATCTTCCGCGGCCTGACGGTGGAACAGAACATCTCCGCCGTGCTCGAACTGAACGAGCCCGACGCCGCCACGCGCGAGGAAGAGCTGGAACGCCTGCTCGACGAATTCGGCCTCGCCCGCCTGCGTTCCAGCGCGGCCATGGCGCTTTCGGGCGGTGAACGCCGCCGCTGCGAAATCGCCCGCGCCCTTGCCGCCAAGCCCTCGATCATGCTGCTCGACGAACCTTTCGCCGGCATCGACCCGCTGTCAATCAGCGACATCCGCGACCTGGTGAAAGACCTCAAGACCCGCGGCATCGGCGTGCTGATCACCGATCACAACGTCCGCGAAACGCTGGATATCGTCGATAAGACCTGCGTGATCTACGGCGGCCAGGTGCTGTTCTCCGGCACGCCCGAAGGCATGGTCGAGGACGAGAACGTCAAGCTGCTCTACCTCGGCAGCGATTTCACGCTGTGA
- a CDS encoding amidohydrolase family protein yields MKTRFLLAAALAAIASPAWAETVEYRVLMQGRDIGHMKVARDGEELAVDYDFKQNGRGPTIAEKLTLGDDGAPVSYAANGRTTFGNAVSESFRRTKAGVTWRDLAGPGAIKGKDAPRFYVSQNGSPIDQALLAKALLAAPDRTMAVAPAGTARLTEKDRRRLDGTGGPVEVVTYELSGLSIAPSYVTLDSKGEFFAAPSANFIVARAGYEKGADAVLRPLAERLASERLAGLQKEGARNWSGPVRLRNVKLFDPVAKALTPLRDVVWFEGRISEVVPAGSLATPGETVIDGNLGTLVPGLYDMHAHLDQQDGLLNVLAGVTSVRDLGNNNALLTQLIERIERGEVAGPRVTKSGFVEGKSPYSSATGLLAASESEALDHVRWYGARGYNQLKIYNSIDPKWAPPMAKEAHKLGMRVAGHVPAFSSADAMIAAGYDELTHVNQLMLGWVLNPGEDTRTLFRFTAMRRFPTIDLKSEKVRTTLDAMVARKVAHEPTIGIHETGLTAIDGEPNPGAVDYIEHLPVAEQRALKQALFGADTQKERAEYVAAYCKVLDTLSEMHRRGIFLVPGTDTGGAFTLHRELELFTKVGMTPAEALARGTLDVARYLGQDQQLGSIERGKLADFFLIPGDPTRDLRAIKAISMVVKGGTAYFPAEIYPKLGIKPFAPAPKVESAR; encoded by the coding sequence TTGAAAACCCGTTTCCTGCTTGCCGCCGCGCTTGCCGCCATCGCCTCGCCCGCATGGGCCGAAACCGTCGAATACCGCGTGCTGATGCAAGGGCGCGACATCGGCCACATGAAGGTCGCCCGCGACGGCGAGGAACTGGCCGTCGATTACGATTTCAAGCAGAACGGCCGCGGCCCGACGATTGCCGAAAAGCTGACGCTTGGCGATGATGGCGCGCCGGTCAGCTATGCCGCCAACGGCCGCACCACCTTCGGCAATGCCGTGAGCGAGAGCTTCCGCCGCACCAAGGCAGGCGTCACCTGGCGCGACCTTGCCGGGCCGGGCGCGATCAAGGGCAAGGATGCGCCGCGCTTCTACGTCAGCCAGAACGGCTCGCCGATAGACCAGGCGCTGCTGGCGAAGGCCCTGCTCGCCGCGCCCGATCGCACCATGGCCGTCGCCCCTGCGGGCACGGCCAGGCTTACCGAAAAGGACCGCCGCCGGCTCGACGGCACGGGCGGCCCGGTCGAGGTAGTGACTTACGAGCTGTCCGGCCTGTCGATCGCGCCGAGCTACGTCACGCTCGACAGCAAGGGCGAGTTTTTCGCCGCGCCCAGCGCCAACTTCATCGTTGCCCGCGCCGGCTATGAGAAGGGCGCGGACGCCGTGCTGCGGCCGCTGGCCGAACGGCTGGCATCGGAGCGGCTCGCGGGGCTCCAGAAGGAAGGCGCGCGCAACTGGTCGGGCCCGGTGCGGCTGCGCAACGTCAAGCTGTTCGATCCGGTGGCCAAGGCGCTTACCCCGCTGCGCGATGTCGTGTGGTTCGAAGGCCGCATCAGCGAGGTCGTCCCCGCCGGATCGCTGGCCACCCCGGGCGAGACGGTGATTGATGGCAACCTCGGCACGCTGGTTCCGGGCCTTTATGACATGCACGCCCACCTCGACCAGCAGGACGGGCTGCTCAACGTGCTCGCCGGGGTCACCTCGGTGCGCGACCTGGGCAATAACAATGCGCTGCTCACCCAGCTGATCGAACGCATCGAAAGGGGCGAAGTCGCCGGGCCGCGCGTGACCAAGAGCGGCTTTGTCGAAGGCAAGAGCCCCTACAGCTCGGCCACCGGCTTGCTGGCCGCCAGCGAGAGCGAAGCGCTCGATCATGTCCGCTGGTACGGCGCGCGCGGCTACAACCAGCTGAAGATCTACAACTCGATCGATCCCAAGTGGGCCCCGCCCATGGCCAAGGAAGCGCACAAGCTGGGGATGCGCGTGGCCGGCCACGTGCCCGCCTTTTCCAGCGCCGATGCCATGATCGCGGCGGGCTATGACGAGCTGACCCACGTCAACCAGCTGATGCTCGGCTGGGTGCTCAACCCCGGCGAAGATACGCGCACGCTGTTCCGCTTCACCGCCATGCGCCGCTTCCCGACGATCGACCTGAAGTCCGAAAAGGTCCGCACCACGCTGGACGCCATGGTCGCGCGCAAGGTGGCGCACGAGCCGACCATCGGCATCCATGAGACCGGCCTTACCGCGATTGACGGCGAGCCGAACCCCGGCGCGGTGGACTATATCGAGCACCTGCCCGTGGCCGAGCAGCGCGCGCTGAAGCAGGCGCTGTTCGGTGCCGATACGCAGAAGGAGCGCGCCGAATATGTCGCCGCCTACTGCAAGGTGCTGGATACCCTTTCGGAAATGCACCGGCGCGGGATCTTCCTTGTCCCCGGCACCGACACCGGCGGCGCCTTCACCCTGCACCGCGAACTGGAACTGTTCACCAAGGTGGGCATGACCCCGGCCGAGGCGCTGGCGCGCGGCACGCTGGATGTTGCCCGCTATCTCGGGCAGGACCAGCAGCTTGGCTCCATCGAACGCGGCAAGCTTGCCGACTTCTTCCTGATCCCCGGCGATCCGACCAGGGACCTGCGGGCGATCAAGGCGATCTCCATGGTGGTGAAGGGCGGCACGGCCTATTTCCCTGCGGAGATCTATCCCAAGCTGGGGATCAAGCCCTTTGCCCCGGCCCCGAAAGTGGAAAGCGCCCGCTAG
- the gluQRS gene encoding tRNA glutamyl-Q(34) synthetase GluQRS, whose product MIRTRFAPSPNGSLHLGHAWAAIVAHDLARARGGEFLLRIEDIDGARSRTELAEEHLADLSWLGLSWDGPVVRQSARLESYALAAERLKALGLLYPCRCTRADVLAASRADGPDGPLYPGTCRGQDVDPEGAAWRIDMARAVRMAGPLEWTDELAGPQQAAPERFGDVVLVRKDAPASYHLAATLDDAADGVTLVTRGLDLFAASHVHRLLQALLGLPVPVWHHHALLVEADGRKLAKRRGSPSLADLRRAGEDGRALADSLRAGNFPAGISLGTGVGCAA is encoded by the coding sequence ATGATCCGCACCCGCTTTGCCCCCAGCCCCAATGGCTCGCTGCACCTGGGCCACGCCTGGGCGGCGATCGTCGCGCATGACCTTGCGCGGGCGCGCGGCGGAGAGTTCCTGCTGCGGATCGAGGATATCGACGGCGCGCGCAGCCGGACGGAACTGGCCGAGGAACATCTTGCGGACCTTTCCTGGCTGGGCCTTTCGTGGGACGGACCGGTGGTGCGCCAGTCCGCCCGGCTGGAATCCTATGCCCTTGCGGCAGAGCGGCTGAAGGCCCTGGGCCTGCTTTACCCCTGCCGCTGCACCCGCGCCGACGTGCTGGCGGCATCGCGCGCCGATGGCCCGGACGGGCCGCTCTATCCCGGAACCTGCCGGGGTCAGGACGTCGATCCCGAAGGCGCAGCATGGCGGATCGACATGGCCCGCGCGGTTCGGATGGCAGGGCCGCTGGAATGGACCGACGAGCTGGCCGGGCCGCAACAGGCCGCGCCGGAACGGTTTGGCGATGTCGTGCTGGTCCGCAAGGACGCGCCGGCATCCTACCACCTTGCCGCCACGCTGGACGATGCTGCTGACGGGGTGACGCTGGTGACGCGCGGGCTGGACCTGTTCGCCGCCAGCCATGTCCACCGCCTGCTGCAGGCCCTGCTCGGCCTGCCGGTGCCGGTCTGGCATCACCATGCCCTGCTGGTCGAAGCCGATGGCCGCAAGCTTGCCAAGCGGCGCGGCTCGCCTTCGCTGGCGGACCTGCGCCGCGCCGGGGAAGATGGCCGCGCGCTGGCGGATTCGCTGCGGGCGGGCAACTTCCCTGCTGGTATTTCGCTTGGCACAGGCGTAGGATGCGCGGCATGA